TCGCCGTTGCGGCGAAGCGAGTTCCTGCTTGATAGCCTGTTTATGAACAGCCGGCCCTTCTCAATGGAGCGGCCGTTGGTAGAAGAAGACCCCTTTCCCGACAGGAGGGGGTTTACTGAATGTTTACCCGCCCGCTGACCGGCCCCACTGTTAACTATCCTGGACAACTCATTATTCCCCTTGCAATTTTGCAAGCCCCGCAGTATAGACACCACCGTTTATGTCCGGCCGTGCCACCATGGCCGGACATCGGTTGAAATGCCCGGCCATGGTTCCGGCCGGACGATTTTTTATCTTAAGCAAGGGTTCGCTCATAACTGAATTCGCAGAATCGGCGCCCGGGGCTGGGCCGGATTTCGTGATTGAAGATCAACGAAAGACGGTCCGGAGACGGAACGCGAAAATGTGAAGTTATTTCTGGGTGTACCCAAAGGAAGGAGGTTTGGATATGAAACGATTAATCATCGGGCTGGCCGTTGCCGGGATGCTGTTGGTTGCGCCGCTGCTGGCCGTTGCCAACAACGGACCGGCAAAAATCGACCTGAAGGCCAAGTTCGGCTTTGAGGGCAAAAAGGCGGCGGTGATCTTCCCCCATGCCGAGCACCAGGCAAACAACAAATGCACCGACTGCCACAAGGATGCCAACGGCGGCGCCCTCAAGGTGACGATCGAGAAGAAGAAGGGCTCCAAGAACGACTTCCACGTCAAGCTCTGCTTCCCCTGCCACAAGGCGAAGAAGGTGCCCAAGGGCAAGTCCTGCCGGACCTGCCACAAGAAGAAAAAATAGATCGCTCTGTACCAGTTTTCGTCCAAAAGGGCCGGGGAATCCCCGGCCCTTTTTTTTGGCTTTTTCCGGCGCAAGACGAGGGGCCATTGTCTCCGGTGGAATCTGTCGGTCTCGTAACAAAAACACGAGACGTAAGGTTTCGGTAAACCCCGTACGTTTGAGGTTGGACCGGGAAAGGGGTTTTCTGAATGTTTACCACGAGACGGACGTGTATCACGTTGTAACTTGTTGATTTTGCTAAGTGGCATTTGAAACATCAAATTTTTTGTTTTGCGGTCATCAAGTTTCAGTGTATGTAAGAAATATTCCCATTAAATCCCGACATCCTGCCCGAGGAGAAGGACCATGCGCACCATATTCGAGGAGACAACGATCAACGGAATGACCCTTGCCAACCGGCTGGTCCGCTCGGCCACCTGGGAGGGGATGTGCGAACCGGACGGCCGGCCCACCACCAGACTGGCGGCATTCTACCGGGAC
This is a stretch of genomic DNA from Desulfobacterales bacterium. It encodes these proteins:
- a CDS encoding cytochrome c3 family protein, with product MKRLIIGLAVAGMLLVAPLLAVANNGPAKIDLKAKFGFEGKKAAVIFPHAEHQANNKCTDCHKDANGGALKVTIEKKKGSKNDFHVKLCFPCHKAKKVPKGKSCRTCHKKKK